In a single window of the Oscarella lobularis chromosome 2, ooOscLobu1.1, whole genome shotgun sequence genome:
- the LOC136183920 gene encoding START domain-containing protein 10-like, whose amino-acid sequence MAFTMTDVQRALALERADERQGWTLKSKSNDEEYWYLIDYTKQVPLHMKCRLQLTGVPVEAAVDLLTEPDLRNQWDGKSFEMKTLAENGKYRTVYWIFHMPVIMKERDMVQYAHVQYVPAEDCYVILYKEGEHASTPETDRFIRMRTGFSCSVLRRDPTDPKSSVLFTLGNNFYGGWLPDMIMPTLYARSLGKLRQRLIRGYQKYY is encoded by the coding sequence atGGCCTTTACAATGACCGACGTGCAACGAGCGCTCGCGCTCGAACGGGCCGACGAACGACAAGGCTGGACGCTCAAATCGAAATCAAACGACGAGGAGTACTGGTACCTCATCGACTACACAAAACAAGTCCCGCTGCACATGAAATGTCGACTCCAGCTGACCGGGGTTCCCGTCGAAGCGGCCGTCGACCTTCTCACCGAACCCGACCTACGAAATCAGTGGGACGGAAAGTCATTCGAAATGAAAACGCTCGCCGAGAACGGAAAGTACCGAACCGTCTATTGGATATTTCACATGCCAGTTATCATGAAAGAGCGGGACATGGTGCAGTATGCCCACGTACAGTACGTCCCAGCGGAAGACTGTTACGTGATACTCTATAAGGAAGGCGAGCACGCGAGTACGCCCGAGACGGATCGATTCATTCGAATGCGAACGGGATTCAGCTGTTCTGTGCTTCGACGCGATCCGACCGATCCCAAGTCGTCCGTGCTATTCACACTTGGGAATAATTTTTATGGAGGGTGGCTTCCGGATATGATAATGCCTACTCTCTATGCGCGATCTCTGGGAAAGTTGCGTCAGCGGCTCATACGCGGCTACCAGAAGTACTACTAA